The window GTCGGTCGAGGCGGTCCGCGCACACATGCTGGTGAACCCGTACGACGGGGAGATCTTCGCGGGCACGCTCCGTACGAACATCGACCCCTCGGGGACCAGTCGGACGGTGCCCGAGGCCGTCGAGGCGTCCATGCTGACCGATGTCGTCGCCCTGCACCGGCAGGGACTCGACTACGAGGTCCGCGACCGCGGCTCGAACCTCTCCGGAGGACAGCGTCAGCGGCTCTCGCTGGCCCGGGCCCTGGCGGCGGACTCCGATGTGCTCGTCCTGCGCGACCCGACGACGGCCGTGGACGCGGTCACCGAGCAGCTCGTCGCGCGCAACATCGCGAAGCTGCGCCGGGGGCGTACCACCGTCGTCATCACCAGCAGCCCGGCCCTGCTGGACGCCGCCGACCGGGTCCTCGTCATGGACGCGGGAGTCGTCACCGCGGAAGGCACCCATCGCGAACTGCTGGCCACCGACCCGGCGTACCGCCTGGCGGTGACCCGGTGACCCGGACCCGGTGACCCGGACCCGGTGATCCGGTGGACCGTTGACCGAAAGGGGCCCGGGGGCCCGGCGATCGCGCCGGGCCCCCGGGCCCCTTTCGGTCGTCAGGCCAGCGCCCAGGCGACATCCCTGAGCATGGCCTGCCGCCAGCCCGCCCGGTCGTGGCCCGCCGCCGAGCGCGACACCCGCACGGTCGCACCGGACCGTTCCGTCAGGGTCTCGACCAGCTCGCAGTGGGGACGCATGCGCGTCTCGTGCTCTCCCAGGTCGAAGGCGATCCGCAGCCCGGGCGGTGCGGGGCGTTCGCGCAGGCGCGCGGCGATGGTGCCGCCGATCGGGCCGCCCAGGGGGTCCGGCAGGTCCGAGGCCTCCGGCGTCCACCAGAACGACCCCGACTGGCAGGCGACGCGGGACACCAGTTCCGGGAACTCGGTCGCCGCGTACATCGCGCTCAGCCCGCCGAGGCTCTGCCCGGCGACCACCAACCGGTCCAGGTCGGCGGGTACACCGCACTCCGCCACCAGGGGCAGCAGTTCGTCCCGTACCGCCTCCCACAGTTGCGGCCTGCACCCGAACTCGGCCTGCCGGTCCTTGGCCGGTACGAAGACCAGCGTGACCGGGGGCATGTCGCCAGCGGCGACGGCCGCGTCGAACGCGGTCATGGCCGGGTGCAGGTGCAGCCAGTCGTCGCCGTCGAGCAGCAGGACCACCGGTCCGCCGCCGCCCGACGGGTGGACCCGCACGGTGCGCCGCCCGCCGAGGAGTCCGCCGGCCCACCGGATCCGGGTGCGGGGCAGGGGCAGCACGTCGGCGGCGTCGACGGCCGGCCAGTGCGGCTGCGGGGGAGCGTCCGGGGTGGCGACGATGGACCGGTCACCGCCGGCGCCGACCGGGTTGAACGGATCGGCGTACGACGCGTCACCGGCGAGGAACTGGTAGGTGACCCGGAGTCGCGCGGGCATCGGGACCTCGGCGTACCAGCAGTCGGTGTCGCGCCACCGGATCAACGGCACCGGCTGCGACCAGCTCTCGAACTCGACGACCGCGGGGCCGCCGCGCCACAGGAACAGGGTGACCCAAC of the Streptomyces sp. NBC_01426 genome contains:
- a CDS encoding alpha/beta hydrolase-fold protein, whose amino-acid sequence is MTELFHGSPVAPEAPFAAFGLHDAPGTDAFWAAATPASAPFGEGGWVTLFLWRGGPAVVEFESWSQPVPLIRWRDTDCWYAEVPMPARLRVTYQFLAGDASYADPFNPVGAGGDRSIVATPDAPPQPHWPAVDAADVLPLPRTRIRWAGGLLGGRRTVRVHPSGGGGPVVLLLDGDDWLHLHPAMTAFDAAVAAGDMPPVTLVFVPAKDRQAEFGCRPQLWEAVRDELLPLVAECGVPADLDRLVVAGQSLGGLSAMYAATEFPELVSRVACQSGSFWWTPEASDLPDPLGGPIGGTIAARLRERPAPPGLRIAFDLGEHETRMRPHCELVETLTERSGATVRVSRSAAGHDRAGWRQAMLRDVAWALA